A DNA window from Robbsia sp. KACC 23696 contains the following coding sequences:
- a CDS encoding IclR family transcriptional regulator — MVMLSERTMQAAAVARGPVPRSVPSPEPVSEATAGLQAGLAAASPPAGAQTLLRGLAVLDAVGGGVRSLKALGERLGTTRSTTHRLVSTLVVERYLRVSGGQYFLGPRVLELGFQAREQIPLAALARPYLDRLAALTGDTIHLGVREGDDVLYIEKIAGRQGLQMRSRVGQRMPIALTGVGKALILDDAPAQWEATFRRVAARDEHAALEPSWNEGANGNGVRPLAEATMTHGRVEPDDALARLASAWHPGGEGVSPAHVRPGLGDLLARMQDYARGGYAFDLEDNEPSIRCVAAPIRDAGKAIVAAISVSSTVPYMPHERMSALRGIVIDIAHAISMELGYPSAR; from the coding sequence ATGGTGATGCTGAGCGAACGGACGATGCAGGCGGCCGCGGTCGCGCGCGGTCCTGTACCGCGCTCTGTGCCCAGCCCCGAACCGGTGTCGGAGGCGACGGCCGGCCTGCAAGCAGGCCTTGCTGCCGCCAGTCCGCCCGCCGGCGCACAGACGTTGTTGCGGGGTCTCGCGGTGCTGGACGCCGTAGGCGGGGGCGTGCGCTCGTTGAAAGCGTTGGGTGAGCGCCTGGGTACGACGCGGAGTACGACGCATCGTCTTGTGTCCACGCTGGTAGTCGAGCGTTATCTGCGCGTGAGCGGCGGACAGTATTTCCTCGGGCCGCGGGTGTTGGAGCTGGGTTTTCAGGCGCGCGAGCAGATTCCGCTCGCGGCGCTTGCACGGCCTTATCTGGATCGGCTCGCCGCGCTGACCGGCGATACGATACACCTCGGCGTACGCGAGGGCGACGATGTGCTCTATATCGAAAAGATCGCCGGTCGGCAGGGTCTGCAAATGCGTTCGCGCGTCGGACAGCGGATGCCTATCGCGCTGACCGGTGTGGGAAAGGCGTTGATCCTCGATGATGCGCCGGCGCAGTGGGAGGCCACGTTTCGTCGCGTGGCGGCGCGCGATGAACACGCGGCCCTCGAACCGTCGTGGAACGAGGGTGCGAATGGCAACGGCGTCAGGCCTTTGGCGGAAGCGACGATGACGCATGGACGTGTCGAGCCGGACGATGCGTTGGCACGATTGGCGAGCGCCTGGCATCCGGGCGGCGAGGGGGTGTCGCCTGCCCATGTGCGGCCCGGTCTGGGGGATCTGCTCGCGCGAATGCAAGACTATGCGCGAGGGGGCTATGCCTTCGATCTGGAGGATAACGAACCATCTATTCGCTGTGTTGCCGCGCCGATCCGCGATGCGGGCAAGGCGATCGTGGCCGCCATCAGCGTGTCGAGCACGGTGCCGTATATGCCGCATGAACGCATGTCCGCGTTGCGCGGTATCGTCATCGATATTGCCCACGCCATCTCGATGGAGTTAGGCTATCCATCGGCACGCTAG
- the dgoD gene encoding galactonate dehydratase, translating to MKITKITPFIVPPRWLFIKVETDEGIAGWGEPIVEGRAHTVAAAVEELADYLIGKDPRHVQDHWNVLYRAGFYRGGAIHMSALAGIDQALWDIKGRALGVPVHQLLGGPVRDRIRVYSWIGGDRPADTAAAAKAAVGRGFTALKMNGTEELQFVDTYDKIDLAIANVAAVREAVGPHVGIGVDFHGRVHKPMAKVLIKALAPYNLMFIEEPVLSENHEALRELAGLSATPIALGERLYSRWDFKKILSEGYVDIIQPDASHAGGITETVKIASMAEAYDVGLALHCPLGPIALATCLQIDAVAYNAFIQEQSLGIHYNKSNDLLDYVSDASVFDYRDGYVAIPQGPGLGIEVNEEYVRARAAEGHRWRNPVWRHADGSVAEW from the coding sequence ATGAAAATTACCAAGATCACCCCGTTCATCGTGCCGCCGCGATGGCTCTTCATCAAGGTGGAGACGGACGAGGGCATCGCGGGGTGGGGCGAACCGATCGTCGAAGGACGCGCGCACACGGTGGCCGCCGCCGTCGAGGAGCTGGCCGATTACCTGATCGGCAAGGATCCGCGCCATGTCCAGGATCACTGGAACGTCCTCTATCGAGCAGGCTTCTACCGCGGCGGCGCCATCCATATGAGCGCGCTGGCCGGTATCGATCAGGCATTGTGGGACATCAAGGGACGCGCGCTGGGCGTGCCGGTGCACCAGTTATTGGGTGGCCCCGTGCGGGACCGCATTCGCGTCTACTCGTGGATCGGCGGCGATCGTCCCGCCGATACGGCGGCCGCGGCGAAGGCGGCAGTGGGACGTGGCTTCACCGCGTTGAAGATGAATGGCACCGAGGAACTGCAGTTCGTCGACACCTACGACAAGATCGATCTGGCCATCGCCAACGTGGCCGCAGTGCGTGAGGCGGTGGGGCCGCACGTCGGCATCGGCGTCGATTTCCACGGGCGCGTGCACAAGCCGATGGCAAAGGTATTGATCAAGGCGCTGGCGCCGTACAACCTGATGTTTATCGAAGAGCCGGTGCTCAGCGAGAACCATGAAGCGCTGCGGGAGCTGGCCGGTCTGAGCGCGACGCCGATCGCATTAGGTGAGCGTCTTTATTCGCGTTGGGATTTCAAGAAGATCCTGAGCGAGGGCTACGTCGACATCATTCAGCCGGATGCATCGCACGCCGGCGGCATCACCGAGACCGTCAAGATCGCATCGATGGCGGAAGCCTACGATGTGGGTCTGGCACTGCATTGTCCCTTGGGCCCGATCGCATTGGCGACTTGCCTGCAGATCGATGCCGTTGCCTACAACGCTTTCATTCAGGAGCAAAGCCTCGGCATTCACTACAACAAGAGCAACGACCTCTTGGACTATGTGAGCGATGCCTCGGTGTTCGATTATCGGGACGGCTATGTCGCGATCCCGCAAGGGCCTGGCCTGGGTATCGAGGTCAACGAGGAATACGTCCGCGCACGTGCCGCCGAAGGGCATCGCTGGCGTAACCCGGTATGGCGCCACGCCGACGGGAGTGTGGCCGAATGGTGA
- a CDS encoding 2-dehydro-3-deoxy-6-phosphogalactonate aldolase — MTSPSSHPVLETALRACGLVAILRGVKPDEVADIGQALYQAGFRVIEVPLNSPEPLQSITTLRRTLPDDVVIGAGTVLSPEDVPRIAEAGGQIIVMPHSDAAVIRAARAAGMAVAPGVATPTEAFAALAAGAHVLKLFPAELLGPAVVKAWRAVLPKDVPLVPVGGITPDNMGAFLDAGAQGFGLGSALYRPGLTAAEVGERARGFVAAWRAVRPA, encoded by the coding sequence ATGACATCCCCTTCTTCCCATCCCGTTCTGGAAACCGCGTTGCGTGCCTGCGGTCTCGTGGCGATCTTGCGCGGCGTGAAGCCGGACGAGGTTGCCGATATCGGACAGGCCTTGTATCAAGCCGGATTTCGCGTGATCGAGGTGCCGTTGAACTCGCCGGAACCGTTGCAAAGCATCACGACCTTGCGGCGCACCTTGCCCGATGACGTCGTCATCGGCGCCGGGACCGTGCTGTCCCCGGAGGACGTGCCGCGCATTGCCGAGGCCGGTGGCCAGATTATCGTCATGCCGCACTCGGACGCGGCCGTCATCCGTGCCGCGCGCGCCGCGGGCATGGCTGTCGCACCGGGTGTGGCAACCCCCACCGAGGCCTTTGCCGCGCTGGCGGCGGGCGCCCATGTGCTGAAGCTGTTTCCCGCCGAATTGCTCGGCCCCGCCGTGGTCAAGGCATGGCGTGCGGTGTTGCCGAAGGACGTGCCCTTGGTGCCCGTCGGCGGCATCACCCCGGACAATATGGGGGCGTTCCTGGACGCCGGGGCGCAGGGTTTCGGACTGGGTTCGGCCTTATACCGGCCGGGACTGACTGCCGCCGAAGTCGGCGAACGGGCGCGCGGTTTCGTGGCGGCATGGCGTGCCGTCCGGCCGGCCTAG
- a CDS encoding 2-dehydro-3-deoxygalactonokinase, giving the protein MSADKGAARVADGMTPARPKGGIDLADGALLALDWGTSSLRAYVLDRAGEPLALRQEPWGLMQVDEVSGKQGAAGYEILFDRVLGDWASLPRDIPVITCGMVGSAQGWQEVPYLPVPSAAADLARQLAPIRHSNGRTIWAVPGWREAGALPNVMRGEETQILGALAQWRALRGHAQTPARHRWSDEADVLLCLPGSHSKWARMAGDTIVHFDTFMTGEAFNAFSRHTILARTIAQGADPDADAFERGVRTALADDSKGLLANVFSCRTLGLAGELSGSQQADYLSGLLIGAEIAGMRPALDCDIALVGDDALCRRYATALTLAEIGRDVPILSTATERGLWRIASEAGLVATTDGAADERSFASID; this is encoded by the coding sequence ATGAGTGCGGACAAGGGGGCAGCGCGTGTCGCTGACGGCATGACGCCTGCAAGGCCGAAAGGTGGGATCGATCTGGCCGATGGCGCGCTATTGGCATTGGATTGGGGCACGTCGTCGCTGCGCGCGTATGTATTGGATCGTGCGGGCGAGCCATTGGCCTTGCGCCAAGAGCCGTGGGGATTGATGCAGGTGGACGAGGTTAGCGGCAAGCAAGGCGCGGCCGGCTACGAAATTCTGTTCGATCGCGTGCTGGGAGACTGGGCGAGTCTTCCCCGCGATATTCCGGTGATCACCTGCGGCATGGTTGGCAGCGCGCAAGGCTGGCAGGAGGTGCCCTATCTGCCCGTGCCCTCCGCGGCAGCCGATCTCGCGCGTCAGTTGGCACCGATCCGACACAGCAACGGCCGCACCATCTGGGCCGTCCCCGGTTGGCGGGAAGCGGGAGCGTTGCCGAACGTGATGCGCGGCGAGGAGACGCAGATCTTGGGGGCGCTCGCACAATGGCGCGCGCTGCGGGGCCATGCGCAGACTCCGGCGCGGCATCGGTGGTCCGACGAGGCGGATGTCCTCCTCTGCCTACCTGGCAGCCATTCGAAATGGGCGCGGATGGCCGGCGACACCATCGTCCACTTCGACACCTTTATGACGGGCGAGGCCTTCAACGCCTTCAGTCGCCATACGATTCTCGCCCGGACGATCGCGCAGGGCGCGGACCCCGACGCCGATGCATTCGAGCGTGGCGTGCGCACCGCGTTGGCGGACGATAGCAAGGGCCTGCTGGCCAATGTGTTTTCCTGTCGCACATTGGGCTTGGCCGGTGAATTGAGTGGGTCGCAGCAGGCAGATTATCTGTCCGGGCTGTTGATCGGTGCCGAGATTGCCGGCATGCGGCCGGCGCTCGATTGCGACATCGCCCTTGTCGGTGACGACGCGCTCTGCCGTCGCTATGCCACGGCCCTGACGCTCGCCGAGATCGGGCGCGATGTGCCGATCCTCTCGACGGCCACCGAACGCGGACTGTGGCGCATCGCCAGCGAAGCCGGCTTGGTCGCGACGACCGACGGGGCCGCCGACGAGCGCTCCTTTGCATCCATCGATTGA
- a CDS encoding lytic transglycosylase domain-containing protein, translating into MSAALSVRIRSLISRGPRSHIVRRSRLMLGRLLRLIDRPRRRQTSRSNTGARTRRIAPTLTRLVTGIVIASAGLMASSYRPGMPDRPEQAAEASRENENKRAEEARAEGASMIAAADAAACLGESLMPTAARPYARCWTNAGKRFGIDPLLLVAIGTVETRLRSNTIHRNTDGSRDLGLMQINSVHLPRLEQKGVTAAMLLENPCVSIMTGAEILAQNVRRHGYNWDAVGAYNAGSRADRHALRMRYADKVEREYARLVLHDDLSGEALQHAFSAPRAEVPISLRADPMRLAIRRPAG; encoded by the coding sequence ATGTCCGCTGCCCTATCGGTACGAATACGATCCCTGATCTCGCGCGGGCCACGCAGCCATATCGTGCGTCGCAGCCGCCTGATGCTGGGACGGCTGCTCCGCCTGATCGACCGCCCCCGTCGGCGTCAGACGTCACGCAGCAACACAGGGGCGCGCACGCGCCGTATCGCGCCGACCCTCACGCGGCTCGTGACAGGCATCGTCATCGCGAGCGCGGGCCTGATGGCCAGCTCGTATCGACCCGGCATGCCCGATCGGCCGGAACAGGCCGCGGAGGCGTCCCGGGAGAACGAAAACAAGAGAGCGGAGGAGGCCCGCGCCGAAGGCGCATCGATGATCGCGGCGGCAGACGCCGCCGCCTGTCTTGGGGAATCCTTGATGCCGACGGCAGCGCGTCCCTACGCACGATGTTGGACCAACGCGGGCAAGCGCTTCGGCATCGATCCACTGCTATTGGTCGCGATCGGTACGGTGGAAACCCGCCTTCGCAGCAATACGATTCATCGCAACACAGATGGTTCGCGCGATCTGGGACTGATGCAGATCAACAGCGTGCATCTGCCGCGGCTGGAACAGAAAGGGGTCACGGCGGCCATGTTGCTGGAGAATCCCTGCGTATCGATCATGACCGGCGCCGAGATCCTGGCGCAGAACGTCAGGCGACATGGCTATAACTGGGATGCCGTCGGCGCCTATAACGCCGGTAGTCGCGCGGATCGCCACGCATTGAGAATGCGCTACGCGGACAAGGTCGAGCGGGAGTATGCCCGCCTCGTGCTCCACGACGATCTATCGGGCGAGGCACTGCAACACGCCTTCTCGGCGCCTCGCGCCGAGGTCCCGATCAGCCTTCGCGCGGATCCAATGCGTCTCGCAATCCGTCGCCCAGCAGGTTGA
- a CDS encoding ABC transporter permease — MAASKNPVSALSPNGKDRPVPRRGQNRAWRKFKRNRAAVAGGVIVLLIVLVAVFAPWLSHYDPVQASFMDVRQAPSAAHWFGTDELGRDELTRMIWGTRASLLAGVVSVAIAVLIGLPLGLLAGYFGKLVDGVISRLADALLSIPFLILAIALAAFLGPSLTNAMVAIGVSAMPRFVRLTRGQAIAVKAEEYVEGARAIGLGHGRIILRYILPNVLPPIIVQASLTIATAIIAEASLSFLGLGQLPPAPSWGAMLNTAKDFVSQAPWMSVFPGIAIFLAVLGFNLLGDGLRDALDPREG; from the coding sequence ATGGCTGCTAGCAAGAATCCGGTTTCCGCTCTCTCGCCGAACGGCAAAGATCGTCCCGTGCCGCGGCGCGGACAGAATCGCGCCTGGCGCAAATTCAAGCGCAATCGTGCCGCGGTGGCCGGCGGCGTCATCGTGTTGCTGATCGTCCTGGTCGCCGTGTTCGCGCCCTGGCTGTCGCATTACGACCCGGTGCAGGCGAGTTTCATGGACGTACGGCAGGCGCCGTCGGCCGCGCATTGGTTCGGCACCGACGAACTCGGTCGCGACGAGCTGACCCGCATGATCTGGGGCACGCGTGCGTCCTTGCTCGCAGGCGTGGTGTCGGTGGCCATCGCGGTGTTGATCGGTCTGCCGCTGGGACTATTGGCCGGCTATTTCGGCAAGCTCGTCGATGGCGTGATCTCGCGCCTGGCTGACGCGCTACTGTCGATCCCTTTCCTGATACTGGCCATCGCGCTGGCGGCGTTTCTCGGGCCGAGTCTGACGAATGCGATGGTGGCGATCGGCGTGTCCGCCATGCCGCGCTTCGTTCGGCTTACGCGCGGGCAGGCCATCGCCGTCAAAGCCGAGGAGTACGTAGAGGGCGCGCGTGCGATCGGTCTGGGGCATGGACGGATCATCCTGCGCTATATCCTGCCGAATGTGCTGCCGCCGATTATCGTCCAGGCGAGCTTGACCATCGCCACGGCGATCATCGCGGAGGCCAGCCTGTCCTTCCTCGGGCTCGGCCAATTGCCACCGGCACCGTCGTGGGGCGCGATGTTGAATACGGCGAAGGATTTCGTCAGTCAGGCACCGTGGATGTCGGTGTTTCCCGGTATCGCCATTTTCCTCGCGGTATTGGGCTTCAACCTGCTGGGCGACGGATTGCGAGACGCATTGGATCCGCGCGAAGGCTGA
- a CDS encoding ABC transporter permease, translating into MLRILANRLMVAVPTLILVSMLIFGLQKMLPGDPILAMAGEDQDPKVIAVLRAQYHQDDSVPVQYLYWVKGVLHGDLGRSLRTDVAVTTLIEQKLPVTIQLAVMGMMIAVLIGIPLGVLSAAKRGTAIDHVANVVALSGMSIPNFWLGILLIFIVSVKWQLLPSSGYVSPGEDFWLSIKTMIMPAFVLGAALGAQLMRHTRSAMLSVLRADYIRTARAKGLRAPTVVIKHGLRNALIPIVTVLALLFGELLAGAVLTEQVFTIPGFGKLIVDAVFNRDYAVVQGVVLVTAASFIVVNLLADALYMLLNPRLRRQ; encoded by the coding sequence GTGCTGCGCATACTCGCAAACCGCCTGATGGTCGCGGTCCCCACGCTGATCCTGGTGTCGATGCTGATCTTCGGGCTGCAGAAGATGCTGCCTGGCGATCCGATCCTCGCGATGGCCGGCGAAGACCAGGATCCTAAAGTCATCGCCGTGCTGCGTGCGCAGTATCATCAGGATGATTCGGTGCCGGTCCAATATCTGTACTGGGTCAAGGGCGTGCTGCATGGCGATCTGGGCCGCTCCCTGCGCACCGATGTGGCCGTGACGACGCTGATCGAGCAGAAGCTGCCGGTGACGATCCAGCTCGCGGTGATGGGCATGATGATCGCCGTGTTGATCGGTATTCCGCTGGGCGTCTTATCGGCGGCGAAGCGGGGCACGGCGATCGATCATGTCGCCAATGTCGTCGCGCTGTCCGGCATGTCGATTCCGAACTTCTGGCTCGGTATTCTGTTGATCTTCATCGTCTCGGTGAAATGGCAGCTATTGCCTTCGTCCGGTTATGTGTCGCCCGGAGAGGATTTCTGGCTCAGCATCAAGACGATGATCATGCCGGCCTTCGTGCTCGGCGCGGCGTTGGGCGCGCAGTTGATGCGCCATACACGCAGCGCGATGCTGAGCGTGCTGCGCGCGGACTATATCCGCACCGCACGCGCCAAAGGCCTGCGGGCGCCGACCGTCGTTATCAAGCATGGCTTGCGCAATGCGCTGATTCCGATCGTCACGGTGCTGGCGCTGTTGTTCGGCGAACTGCTGGCCGGCGCGGTATTGACCGAGCAGGTCTTCACGATTCCCGGCTTCGGCAAGCTCATCGTCGACGCGGTGTTCAATCGGGATTATGCGGTGGTGCAGGGCGTCGTGCTGGTGACGGCGGCGAGCTTCATCGTCGTCAATCTGCTCGCCGATGCGCTGTATATGCTGTTGAATCCCCGTTTGAGGCGCCAATGA
- a CDS encoding ABC transporter substrate-binding protein: protein MRKVKSDIKIGLAVAAAVLCSQAAFAQSGQTLRIGIQDDVGTLDPARSTQVVERMVFSSLCNGLVDIAPDLKIVPMLAESWTQSADGKTLTFKLRHGVTFQDGEPFNAAAVKANIDRYRTMPSSNRRSELSSIDAVDVVSDDTVALKLKAPDAALLATLSDRAGMMLAPKTLSDAAGVAAHPVCSGPYKFVERVQNDRIVLEKWSGYWNAAAYPIQKVVFQPMPDATVRLANLRSGSLDMLERLAPSDVAAVKGAANLQLVNVSGLGEYNVTYNMANGKGASAPLKDKRVRQAFELAIDRDAINNVIGGGIFQPANQAIPPNSPYYDASLPKPTRNVAKAKALLKEAGYTHLDLELTFGNNTISNQMAQMLQAMVSEAGITLKLRPTDYAAALNAAHSGDFQVLYLGWSGRTDPDGNLHQFVTCNGNLNYGHYCNADVDKLLNEARTKPDVASRKPLYDAAQKILADEDPLTYLYYQPWPFALSKKVQGFVAYPDGLIRLRGVSIKG from the coding sequence ATGAGAAAGGTCAAAAGCGACATCAAGATCGGGCTGGCGGTGGCAGCGGCCGTTCTATGCAGCCAGGCGGCGTTCGCCCAATCGGGTCAGACGCTGCGGATCGGCATCCAGGACGATGTCGGAACGCTGGATCCTGCGCGCAGCACGCAGGTCGTCGAACGCATGGTGTTCAGTTCGCTGTGCAATGGGCTGGTCGATATCGCGCCGGATCTGAAGATCGTGCCGATGCTGGCGGAGTCGTGGACGCAGAGCGCCGACGGCAAGACGCTGACGTTCAAGCTGCGGCACGGCGTGACGTTCCAGGACGGCGAGCCGTTCAATGCCGCCGCGGTGAAGGCGAACATCGATCGCTATCGAACCATGCCGTCGAGCAATCGCCGCAGCGAATTGTCGTCGATCGACGCGGTGGACGTCGTGTCGGACGACACGGTCGCGCTGAAGCTGAAGGCGCCGGATGCGGCCTTGCTGGCCACGCTGAGCGATCGCGCGGGCATGATGCTGGCACCGAAGACGCTGAGCGATGCCGCCGGTGTCGCCGCGCATCCGGTTTGTTCCGGCCCGTATAAATTCGTCGAGCGCGTGCAGAACGACCGTATCGTCCTGGAGAAATGGTCGGGTTATTGGAATGCCGCGGCCTATCCGATCCAGAAAGTCGTGTTCCAGCCGATGCCGGATGCGACGGTCCGTCTGGCGAACCTGCGCTCCGGCTCGCTCGACATGCTGGAACGCCTGGCGCCGTCCGATGTGGCGGCGGTCAAGGGCGCGGCAAACCTGCAGCTCGTCAATGTCAGTGGTCTCGGCGAATACAACGTGACCTACAACATGGCGAACGGAAAGGGGGCGTCGGCGCCGCTGAAGGACAAGCGCGTGCGTCAGGCATTCGAACTGGCCATCGATCGGGATGCCATCAACAACGTGATCGGCGGCGGCATCTTCCAACCGGCCAATCAGGCGATCCCGCCGAACAGCCCGTATTACGATGCATCGCTGCCCAAGCCGACGCGCAACGTGGCCAAGGCGAAGGCCTTGTTGAAGGAAGCCGGTTACACGCATCTCGATCTCGAATTGACGTTCGGCAACAATACGATCTCGAATCAGATGGCGCAGATGCTGCAGGCGATGGTGTCCGAAGCCGGCATCACGCTGAAGTTGCGCCCCACCGACTATGCGGCCGCGTTGAACGCCGCGCATTCGGGCGACTTCCAGGTCCTGTACCTCGGCTGGTCCGGCCGCACGGATCCGGATGGCAATCTGCACCAGTTCGTTACGTGCAACGGGAATCTGAACTATGGGCATTATTGCAATGCCGACGTCGACAAGCTGCTGAACGAGGCACGTACGAAGCCGGACGTCGCAAGCCGCAAGCCGCTGTACGATGCGGCGCAGAAGATTCTGGCCGACGAAGATCCGCTGACCTATCTGTATTACCAGCCCTGGCCGTTCGCGCTGTCGAAGAAAGTGCAAGGCTTCGTTGCCTATCCTGACGGCTTGATCCGCTTGCGCGGCGTCAGCATCAAGGGGTAA
- a CDS encoding ABC transporter ATP-binding protein, whose protein sequence is MFTRTPTVHAVNGVSFSVAQGETFAIVGESGCGKSTLGRLLLRLIDVSDGRVLYRGKDITHLDGAALRALRREMQIIFQDPFASLNPGMTIGQLIGEPMSLHGLAHGKARTERVADLLRTVGLQPAYADRFPHEFSGGQRQRIGIARALAGEPTLVVGDEPVSALDVSVQAQVINLLERLKHDLSLTLIVVAHDLAVIRHMSDRVAVMYLGEIVEMAPVDQLFDTPLHPYTQALLQAIPVTSPAQRNAGLRRALGGELPSPTAPPPGCRFHTRCPHVREVCKQERPVSQRAGGDGRNVHQVACHFWREIQAAGSSAPLASHQSARLSQRVALYRAAQQNVSATHITG, encoded by the coding sequence ATGTTCACGCGAACGCCCACCGTGCATGCGGTGAACGGCGTGTCGTTTTCCGTCGCGCAGGGCGAGACCTTTGCGATCGTCGGTGAGTCCGGCTGTGGCAAGTCCACGCTCGGCCGGCTGCTGTTGCGCTTGATCGACGTCAGCGACGGACGCGTGTTGTATCGCGGCAAGGACATCACGCACCTCGACGGCGCGGCCTTGCGCGCATTGCGTCGCGAGATGCAAATCATCTTCCAGGATCCGTTCGCCTCGTTGAACCCGGGGATGACGATCGGACAATTGATCGGCGAGCCGATGTCCCTGCACGGGCTGGCACACGGTAAAGCGCGCACAGAGCGCGTTGCGGACTTGCTGCGGACGGTCGGCTTGCAGCCCGCCTACGCGGACCGTTTTCCGCACGAATTTTCCGGTGGCCAGCGTCAACGGATCGGTATCGCGCGTGCGTTGGCTGGTGAGCCGACGCTGGTGGTCGGCGATGAGCCGGTCTCGGCGCTCGATGTGTCGGTGCAGGCGCAAGTCATCAATCTGCTCGAACGGCTGAAGCACGACTTGTCGTTGACGCTGATCGTCGTCGCGCACGATCTGGCGGTGATCCGACATATGAGCGATCGCGTCGCGGTCATGTATCTCGGCGAGATCGTCGAGATGGCACCGGTCGATCAGCTGTTCGATACCCCCTTGCATCCTTATACGCAGGCTTTGCTGCAGGCGATTCCGGTCACGAGTCCGGCGCAACGCAATGCGGGGCTGCGGCGCGCGCTCGGTGGCGAGTTGCCGAGCCCGACGGCGCCGCCACCGGGATGCCGTTTCCATACGCGCTGCCCGCACGTGCGGGAAGTCTGCAAACAGGAACGGCCGGTCAGTCAACGCGCCGGGGGTGACGGGCGCAACGTCCATCAGGTCGCCTGTCACTTCTGGCGCGAGATCCAGGCCGCGGGCAGCAGTGCCCCGCTGGCATCGCATCAGTCGGCCAGGTTATCGCAGCGTGTCGCGCTCTACCGCGCGGCACAGCAAAACGTTTCGGCAACACATATCACAGGGTGA
- a CDS encoding ABC transporter ATP-binding protein has protein sequence MPNLVDDVSFEIHRGKTLCIVGESGCGKSVTSLAMMGLLPSPPANIVSGEAIFEGRDLFTLDERALSDVRGNQLAMIFQEPMTSLNPAFTVGHQLAEGIRRHRGLDRAAAREAARLMLERVRIPAPEKRLDAYPHELSGGMRQRVMIAMALANQPRLLIADEPTTALDVTIQAQVLQLVRALQAETGTAMVLITHDLGVVAEVADDVAVMYAGKIVEYGSVQAIFENPQHPYTIGLMGAIPSIGKRAGELATIQGAVPSPDAMPSGCRFAPRCPFAAARCIDAVPPLVAVRGHDDTQADGATDTASTHRAACWFAPIEQYFAEDGAPAHDVETVRRHAGAQA, from the coding sequence ATGCCGAATCTGGTCGACGACGTCAGCTTCGAGATCCATCGCGGCAAGACCTTGTGCATCGTCGGTGAGTCGGGCTGCGGCAAGAGCGTGACATCGCTGGCGATGATGGGGCTGTTGCCTTCGCCGCCGGCGAATATCGTCTCGGGCGAGGCGATTTTTGAAGGACGCGATCTGTTCACGCTGGATGAGCGCGCGCTGTCCGATGTACGCGGCAATCAATTGGCCATGATCTTTCAGGAGCCGATGACGTCGTTGAATCCTGCGTTCACCGTGGGGCATCAATTGGCCGAAGGGATTCGCCGGCATCGCGGTCTCGACCGCGCCGCCGCGCGCGAAGCCGCGCGTCTGATGCTGGAGCGCGTGCGTATTCCGGCCCCGGAAAAACGACTCGACGCCTATCCGCATGAGCTGTCTGGCGGCATGCGGCAGCGCGTGATGATCGCGATGGCCCTGGCCAATCAACCGCGTCTCTTGATCGCCGACGAACCGACGACGGCACTGGACGTCACCATCCAGGCGCAGGTGTTGCAGCTCGTCCGGGCCTTGCAGGCCGAGACGGGAACGGCCATGGTGTTGATCACGCACGATCTCGGCGTGGTGGCGGAAGTCGCCGACGACGTGGCGGTCATGTATGCCGGCAAGATCGTCGAATACGGCAGCGTGCAGGCCATTTTCGAGAATCCGCAACATCCTTATACGATCGGCCTGATGGGCGCGATTCCGTCGATCGGCAAACGCGCCGGCGAATTGGCAACGATCCAGGGCGCCGTGCCGTCGCCGGATGCGATGCCTTCCGGGTGCCGTTTCGCGCCACGCTGTCCGTTTGCGGCGGCGCGTTGTATCGATGCGGTACCGCCGTTGGTGGCGGTGCGCGGGCACGACGACACGCAGGCCGACGGTGCGACGGACACGGCATCGACGCATCGTGCGGCATGCTGGTTTGCGCCGATCGAGCAGTATTTCGCGGAGGATGGGGCCCCGGCGCACGATGTCGAAACCGTCCGCCGTCACGCAGGAGCGCAAGCATGA